AAATTAAAAAAATATGAGCAAATTATTTTAATTTGCGGCAGATATGAAGGAGTAGATGAGAGGGTAGCAAAATATATTGCAGACGAAGAATTATCAATAGGGGATTATGTTTTAACAGGCGGAGAAATTCCAGCAATGGTTCTGATAGATGCTGTGAGCCGATTAATTCCTGGAGTCATAAAAAAAGAGTCGCTAAAAGAGGAATCTTTTAGTTTCAAAATTCAAAATTCAAAATTCAAAATTCATGAGGAGTATCCTCAATATACAAGACCAGAAGTTTTTGATTCAGGGAAGAATAAAACAAAATGGAGAGTTCCTAAGATTTTGCTTTCAGGCAATCATAAAGAAATAAATGATTGGAAGAAGAAAAATAGCAGAAGTATTGAAAAGTAAGGCGATTTTTGTTAAGATTGATAATTAATGAATAATCAATTTTCTGTCTCTAATGATTAATTATTAATGTTCAGTAATTTTTATTTTTGGGTAGGTGGCGGAGTGGTCAAACGCATGAGACTGTAAATCTCACGGCCTTAGGCCTACGGGGGTTCGAATCCCTCCCTGCCCATAAATTTTTGCTTTTGCAAAAATTTGAGTTAGTTTGATTCCAACCATATTCATATGATAGCCAAAGAAAAATTAGAAAAATTGTATAAAAGCGGCTTATCGATTCAGGGAATAGTGGATAAAACAGATTGGAGTTATCATCAGGTGATTTACTGGATGGACAAGTATAATATTCATAGAAGATCTCGGAGCGAGGCCAACTATGTAAAATATAATCCTAACGGGGATCCGTTTAAGATTAAAGAAAACCTTACAAAGAATGAAGTTGCGCTTAAAGGGTTGGGTCTAGGAATATATTGGGGAGATGGCGAATTGAAGAAGTGCCTGGGTGGCTTAGTCAGTTAAAGCACCTCATTGGTAATGAGGAGAGCGGCGGTGCAAATCCGCCCCCAGGCTCCAAAAAGATAAATAATAAATATATGGCGACCCATGCCCAAATTTTGCAGAGTAGCGGAAGGCAGTCCGCTTCGCCGAACGAAGTATGCAGCTATTCGCTGCGCGCGGACTGCGAAAGTTAATAAATTATTAAAATTAAAATAAAAGTAAAGAGCGTAGGTGACGGCAAAATTTGAGCAGGGTGCTCATATTTGTAGCTACTCGCTGCGCTCGTAGACAAATATGGCAAAGAAAAAGAAAGCGATTATACGGTTAAAGTGCGATGTGTGCAAAGAAATCAATTATTATACAAGAAAATCCCATGAAGCCACAACAGAAGGGGTAAAATTGGAATTGAAAAAATTCTGCAACAAATGCCGGAAACACACCCTGCACAAAGAAACCAAGAAATAATTCTTATTCCAGAGTATGGAAATACAAATTGTTAAAAATCCCATAAATAAGGAGCAGTTAGATCAAATTGCCAAACAGGGGTTTGGAGAGTTGGTTAAGGCAGTAATTGATATTGGTCAGGGGATTATGGCAATGGGTGGGGATTTCCATTCAGATGAAGAGGTTAAGCTTATGGAACAAGAAGGGTCAAAAAGAGGAGAAACATGGGGGGTTAATATTTACCCCGGCAGGGAAAGGGGCGAATGGATAGAATTTGATTCTATGATTAACATTAAACCATCTTTCAATAATTATTCTCGGGATGTAGAGAGTCCAGAAACTAGATTAAAGATTAAAGATATTTTAAATAGATTAGTCATTGATTGAAGATGAGCAATATTACGATTAAGATTCATAAAGGGTTGAGTCCCGAAAAGTGGGGAGAGTTTTCTTTATACGAGCAGCTTGGGAATATAGGTAGTGAAGTGGGGCGGGCATTGAAATGGAAGGGCAAAGATGAGAAAACTTTTGAAAGCGCTGTATTGCGAGCTCTGGAATTATTTGATTTAACCATGAACGACCCGCGCTGGCTGGGTCGGCTTAAGGAGATTGGCAGGGCAAGAGAGGTTTTTTTGGACGCAGTTTCAGATAAGCGCGAATATGGTGGCTCTTTAGATGGATTGGAAAAATATTTTTATCATTTTGCCGTTCTCGCTCGTCGTAATTTATAAATTAAATATAGGGGCGTAGCTCTAATTGGCAGAGCGGTGGTCTCCAAAACCACAGGTTGCAGGTTCGACCCCTGCCGCCCCTGCTTCAAAAATCCGCCGAGAAACGATCTCGGCAGAAATAGAGTGGAGTGGTCTATGGTTCTATATCAAGGAGGCCTGCAGTTATCATTTAAATAGAATAATTAATTTATTTGATTTTTTATGAAGATACGACTCAAAAAGAAAACTATTATTATTTTGAGTATAATCGCAATTTTGATTGTAGCTGTGATTATTATTTTCGCTTCAAGGAATGGCAATACTTATGATTTTTATACTGTGACTAAAGGTGATGTAGTGCAAGAAATTTCGGAGAGCGGAATAGTTAAAAAAGGAGATATTATTCCTTTGAGTTTTAAAAGCATAGGCCAGATTGAAAAAATATTTATTAAAGCAGGCGACGAGGTTTCAAGAGGAACAGTGTTGGCAAAACTTAATAGCGCTCAATTATATATTCAGCTCCAACAGGCAAAAGCGAATTTGGCATTGGCCCAAGCAGAGTTGGCGAAATTAACAGCAGGCGCAAGCGTGGATGAAGTCCGGGTAGCTGAAACAACAGTGGATAATGCCAAGACCACATTGGAGAATGAGGAGAAAGACCTTGATAACGCTGTTTTATCCGCAGACAACAATCTAAAAGAAACTTATGATGACGCTTTTGATACTTTAAACGATTCTTATCTCAAGGCGTACAATGCACTCACAACAGTGACCTCAATACAGGGGGAATATTTCAGCGACACTTATCAATATTCTCTTGAAGTCAAGGCGCACAAGGACTCAATACAAAAGGCGCAAGCAGAGATGAAAATTTTCTTAGATGAGGCAAAGCTCAATTTTACGGAAAGCAATATTGATTCTGCCCTTGTAAACTTTGAAAAAAACTTAACATATATCCGCGATGATTTAACTGGAATCAGGATTATTATAGAAAGTGAGAACTATCGTAAAACGGTTTCTTCCACAGACAAGACATCTCTGGATACCCAAAGGGGATATATAAATACTGCTTATACGAATATCACTGGAGACCAGCAGAGCATTTCCTC
The Patescibacteria group bacterium genome window above contains:
- the rpmG gene encoding 50S ribosomal protein L33, which encodes MAKKKKAIIRLKCDVCKEINYYTRKSHEATTEGVKLELKKFCNKCRKHTLHKETKK
- a CDS encoding efflux RND transporter periplasmic adaptor subunit, whose amino-acid sequence is MKIRLKKKTIIILSIIAILIVAVIIIFASRNGNTYDFYTVTKGDVVQEISESGIVKKGDIIPLSFKSIGQIEKIFIKAGDEVSRGTVLAKLNSAQLYIQLQQAKANLALAQAELAKLTAGASVDEVRVAETTVDNAKTTLENEEKDLDNAVLSADNNLKETYDDAFDTLNDSYLKAYNALTTVTSIQGEYFSDTYQYSLEVKAHKDSIQKAQAEMKIFLDEAKLNFTESNIDSALVNFEKNLTYIRDDLTGIRIIIESENYRKTVSSTDKTSLDTQRGYINTAYTNITGDQQSISSAKITNKTNIDIAEASVASAKDALKVAENNLTLVTAGPRSEDINLYQAKLRSAQASVDILENQIYDTNLRSPVDGIVVSVDKLAGETVQATIPIISVLPSEEFEIEVDVYEEDVVKIEENDLVKISLVAFPKEAFEGRVIFIEPTEKLIDGVVYYEVRINFDSVPDGLKQGMTADVLIIIDSRENILVVSEDAVQKDGDRAMVEIMENGKIKEKEIQIGLEGDNDLIEVIEGLREGEQVIIQ
- a CDS encoding tRNA (guanosine(37)-N1)-methyltransferase TrmD; translated protein: KLKKYEQIILICGRYEGVDERVAKYIADEELSIGDYVLTGGEIPAMVLIDAVSRLIPGVIKKESLKEESFSFKIQNSKFKIHEEYPQYTRPEVFDSGKNKTKWRVPKILLSGNHKEINDWKKKNSRSIEK